One genomic segment of Paenibacillus xylanexedens includes these proteins:
- a CDS encoding GNAT family N-acetyltransferase, translated as MQHRIRQAGLPDSNEVGRLFNEYRMFYNQNADIEAARQYIRERMERHESVILVVETDAESDHGTDVSNGMSLSSGLICTGFVQLYPSFSSVSMGPVWVLNDLYVHPDYRQQGIARKLLQAAKQLASERGVLRISLSTELSNKQAQALYESEGYAQDTKFMYYELNV; from the coding sequence TCTTCCTGATAGTAACGAAGTGGGACGTTTGTTCAATGAGTACAGGATGTTCTACAACCAAAATGCTGACATTGAGGCAGCACGTCAGTATATTAGAGAACGAATGGAACGCCATGAATCGGTGATTTTGGTAGTAGAAACAGATGCGGAAAGTGATCATGGGACAGATGTAAGTAACGGTATGTCACTCTCGAGTGGCTTAATTTGCACCGGATTCGTTCAACTGTATCCCAGTTTCAGTTCGGTATCGATGGGGCCTGTCTGGGTACTTAATGATCTATATGTGCATCCGGATTATCGTCAGCAAGGCATTGCCAGGAAGCTCTTGCAAGCAGCCAAGCAATTGGCATCTGAGCGAGGAGTTCTTCGTATATCACTCTCAACTGAGTTAAGTAACAAACAAGCGCAAGCTTTATATGAATCCGAAGGATATGCACAGGATACCAAATTCATGTATTATGAACTTAATGTATAA